DNA sequence from the Urocitellus parryii isolate mUroPar1 chromosome 12, mUroPar1.hap1, whole genome shotgun sequence genome:
TCCTACTCCTGGAAGATTCTTTAAGGTTTGCATTCAAAATGTCCCTTACTGTCTGATTTCTGGAACTCGTGGGGCCCACACATCTCCACACTCCCTACTGCGGACTCCTATTACATGGTTCCCAGGCTGCTGCTACCTTGGGCACTTTTTCCACCCAGCACTGGGCATGGCAATTAGCCTTTCCCCAAGAGTTTCCCCACCTAAGGTCCCTGCCCCAAAGATGGCTGTAATTCTCTACTTCCTGTGtaagaaatatgattttcttttggcTTCTCTAAGATCCTGGCAGCTTCCTTTGGCTGATTCCTTACTGACCTTGCCTAGGACACTTAGCTCATTTAGGTGTGGATCTGCAGTGGGATGGGGGGGTCACTTTTAGCCCTCTTGTCCAAATGTCTTCCCCAGAGGAATCATTTAGTCTTGTTCAACTTGGAGATAGGAAGTATTGAAATTTCACTCTTATATAGGACTTTcctaaagttttttgtttgtgatTTAAGCCCCTTAAATACTATGTGGGTCACTTTGGGCAAATTTCCAAATAGTtgagcctcagttccctcatctataaaacaggcaattaacagagaataagaaaatacCACAAAGTGCCTAGTACATACAGGATgctaaataaactatttttgcTTATAACTATCCTATATATTTGTGATTCCTGCAGTGAAAAGGGAGGAGTAGGAGTGAATCGCTGCCTAAATTCATAAAACCCAGAGTTCCTAGGACTGTGGGTCTCCAAGTATGGTCtttggaccagcagcatcagtatTATTCAAGAACTTGTGGCAAATACAAATTTGCAGACCCCAAGCTAGGCCTTCCAAATCAAACTGGAAACCATAGGAGTGGGGGCCAGCAATTTGTGATTCAATATGCCTGCCAGATGATTGTGATGCACACTGTTCTAGGGCTTAGGGAGCAGACATCCATTCAGAGGCCATTTTGGTGGGACAGGTCTGAGTTTTGTTATCCAAGGCTTGAGTAGAAGAAGTGGCAGCACTGGCATTGCTGGAATTAAGAAACCTTATTTGCCTTGGGATTCCTTGGCTTTTCCCTCGGGAGTTGGCAGGTGgtaggggggtggggggaaggatagttgtttttgtttaaagGGTAATTATATTGCAGTGATGCCTTAAGAAGTCTGTCCATCTAGCTTTCCTGTTTTGGGTTGGGGAGGGAGATGTAGGTACTTCTGAggctcccagcccctcaaagCATGGTCACCCACTACTGTGTGGGATTTTAACCTTTAAACTGGGCTAGCTTCTTGCTTTTGTTTGCAAGTGTTTCTTCCCAGCTCTCTTAACCTTTTAAAGACTTGAATCTTTAAGCCAAGAGCCACAGGACCCTGACAAGTTGCCCCACTGTGCCCTATACACACCACTCCTGATTGATAGTTTTCTGACTCAGCAGCGTAAATTCCAAGTAGTCAGGACTGGAAAGTGGGTAACCAACCATGCTGATTTTTCTGGGTATGGGTCTTGCAATGTGAAGACTGGGAAAGTGCTGGGCAAACCAAGAAGGGTTGGTCATGGGCTAGAAAGTTTCCAGAGGGACAGTCTTTAGAAAGTGATGAAAGGAATAAGGGAGGAAGGGGAACCAGGGGTGGTATatgtgttgtgtatatatatattgaggGGACGACACAGCTGCAGAGAATGTTTCTTAGCAATATAGCAGTGGTCATTTTTTCTGTCCATGATGCcattccccccaccaccacccagttGTACAGGTTTGTAAGGTTGTCACTAACTCCTACAGTCCTTGGTCACTGGGGCAATCATACTGATTCCTCTTCTGTGACCACCTCCTCATCCTCGCCCATAAGTCTAGCCCTGAATTCTCTATCTTCTTACCTTCTGCAGTGGCCAGAGATGTACTGCTTTCTTCCAGTCTCTATCAGTCTGATCCATCATGCACATATAGCCATATTAGCCTACCCTAAACATTGCTCTAGGGTCTCTAGAACCTCCTGGAACCATGCTCTAAGGTACAATGCCTACATTCCCAACTTTGGCCCTTTCTGCTCTCCTGTTTTTGTAAGTTCTTTGCTTCTTCCCATTAGACCTTGTCCTCTTTACAGGGACAGTAGCTGTAGTTGCTGAAAGCATGTGCTCCTGAGTCAGACAAGCACAAAGGTTAGTTAGCTCCACCTGATCATTTACAAATTGCATGACCTGGCCAAGCTCCCTTAAGCTTCTGTGATTCAGTCTCTTtatccttaaaatgaaaacaaaaccctCTGTCCCTGAGGTCATTGTGAGGATTAATCCACGCAAAGCACTTGGAATGGCTCAATAAGGGATAGTTATTTCTGAAAATGCCAGGTCTCCTCCTGCCTTCCAGCCTGTTTACCCTTCCTGGAAAAACTTGTTGGCCCTCCACCTGCAACTGAGGCCTAACACCCTGGCTACCTGTGTTAAGCACAGGGAGGATCTGAGGAGGTCGGGTCGACTGAGGGAAAGCTGGAAAGAGCCTAAGCATGGTCTCCTGAAGGTTGGCTGGGATGGCCAAGGGTGGGGAAGCCCTGCAGCTAATAGagttttctcctcccttcccccatcatCCTGCAGGAGGGTGCTTAATAGCCAACAGAATAAATGAGTGTCAAAAATGTCagcattgggggctggggatatagctcaattagtagagtgcttgcctcacatgcacaaggccctgggttcaatccccagcacaccaaTGTCAgcagtgggctgggattgtaacccagggagcactcgcctagcatgtgtgaggcactgggttccatcctcagcactacatataaataaataatctcaactacacacacacacacacacacaaaatgtcagTATTGCAGCTAGACTGGATTTCCCACCCTGCAAGCCGGGCTACTCCAAGTCCTGCCTGGGGCCAGGCTTTCCCACCCTCTTGAGACCTGGTGGTGCTAAGAACATTTCTGGCACAGGAGGTGCCAGTCTCCCTCTGCAGAACAGAGAGGCCTCCTAGAGTCCTGCCACAAAACATAGCCTGTAGGAGCATGGTGAGGGGTGTGCTGGCCCAAGCCACAGCCCAAGTCCTACCCACTTTCTTCTTCCCACCCAGTGTCTCCTAGGCAGAGTGACAAGCATCAGCTCTGAAGAACGAATCCTGACCTCAGGATTCTTTTGTAAAATGGGCCTAATCACACACCTACCCGATAGGGTTGCCACCAGAGTTGAAAGAAACATCAAGTTTCAAGCGCTATACACGGTGTCCGCACCATATTTCCCCAATAACCAGCAGATTTTGCTGTTATTGGCTCTGGGCGCCGGGACTGAGGCATCTTGCAGCAAAGCCTCGACTTTATTCTCAACAATGGAAAAGATGGGCGCCTGGATTGTGGGCCAGACAGGCCCAGGTGGACCTCCTCCCTCCACCCGGGAACCCAGACAGGACAAAGAGTGCGGAAGGGAGGAGTCCGGGGCTCCAGAGTTCAGGGCTGTTATCGGGTTTGCCTTCAATCATCCACCTGTATTTCTTCGTCTGATAGGTGGGACCCGGAGTTAGGCCCAACAGAgtaggggctggagttggggcCAGGGCTTTGAGAATCCTGAGGCAGCGCCAGGCTGCACAAGACTCCTGGGGACAATGTGCGTAGCGAGGCCACGTCCGCGCGCATCTCCTCCACATCGCGCTTAAGCTTGGCACGGCGGTTTTGAAACCAAGTAACAACCTGTGCGTTGGCCAGGCCGAGTCGCGCAGCCAGTCCGTCGCGCTCTGAAGGTGCCAAGTACTTTTGGAAGACGAACCGCCTCTCCAGCTCCAGCACCTGCTGCGCAGTGAAGGCTGTCCGTGACTTGCGTCGTCTGCGGCCGGCAGGGGCCGGGCCCAAGGCGTCTGGAGCGGCCCTGCCTGCAGGGATAGGGCGGGGATCAGTCTCAGGCCGGCGGGAATTAGGTTGTATCCTTGGAGAAAAAGCTGGGAGTGAGATCAGTCCAGTAGGTGGGCGAGAGAGAGGGAGCCAGGAAAGATGGGGACCAGTACCGCGGTACTTACCAAATACTGCGGAGGTCAGGTTGAGGAGGGGTGTGGGGAGCAAAGCGCAGCATGCCACTGGAGTTACCAGAGGCTGAACACTGAGGGCttgtgagggaggaagggggctgGAAAGAGGGTGAGACAGGCCCTAGAAATTCTGGTGTAGGATCAGGCCGCCTGAAGTACAGCCTTGGAAGCCTTTTGTAGCCCCAGGTTGTGGGCTAGCAGATTTGGGGTGACACCAGAGGTAGGTCAGAGCAGTGGTGCCTGACCCGGGCTGGTGAAGGTAACAGGACCTAGATCATGCCCTTCCTTAAACTCCTGAGTCGTGTAGGGCACTCAGCTTACACTTAGTTTTTCAGTGATACCACCGCCTTCTCTGAGAGCCCCAAAGTTTGATAATGGGAGTACAGAAAGCCAGGAAAGTCGGAGTGCGGTGTCCCGCCCCCAAGGCCACGCCAAAGACCTTTGGCTCTTTGCTCCCCCTCATGAAGAGAGTGACTTGGAGCAGAGCTTGGTCTCCTGGAGAGACCCAAGTGTCGCCTCCCGGCGCTTCTGCCTCGTCCAAGCCCTGGCTCATTAGTTTACAGCCTGCGACTCGAGCCTTTTGTCTCCTACTCTCCGGCCTTTCTCTGTCGAGATTACCCCGCCTACTGCGAACCGACCAACGGGTCGCTCAATTCTGGACAGCCTGGCCTTTTGCTGGTGGCTTCCTGAAGCAGCCACAAAGTCTGGGGAACTAACGGAGGAGAGGCGGAAGCCGGGGATTCGAATCCTGACGCACGGACTGAGGGCAGGCGCCGATTAGGGTGACCCGGCCGGGATGAGACGAAGGTTTGAAACCAAGaaccaggaaaagagaaatgaagagacaGTCAAGTTGGGGTCCAAGACCTTGCCCGCGTGCGTTATACCTTCAAAGGGCTGTGAAGCGCGCCCGTCAAGTCCGCGGAAAGTTTTACTGGTCAGCTCCTCCAGGGCGCACAGCGGCGACGTCGGATCCGGGCAGGATTCTGGAAGCTGTGGCGCAGTGGGTGCTCGGGGGACCATGCGAGGGCCTAGAATGTCTGCGATGCTGAAGGGTATTCGGGGCTGGCGTTCGGAGTTCATGGCCCTCTGGGTTATGGTGGTCCCGCCACCCGCTGCGCTTGGCTCGGCAGTCACCAGGGCCCCAGCACTGGCTCCCAATCCGGGCCCCCTGACTCGGACCCGCCCCCGGCGCTGGGCTTCAGCTTCAACCAGGTGCCCCTCCTTCTGCgcccccaccctctctccccaGGGCCCCAGCGGGTCTGGAGCGGGTAGATGTCCCAGCAGCCTTATATCTACAGTGAGGAGAGGCGCGGAGATAAGTAGGCAGAAGAACCAGCCCGACTAGGGCCGCCGTGGATCTCTGCGCTGTGGGGCGCAGTCGCGTGTGCACTAAAACTGGGCCTAGTCCCCTAAACTTTGTATGCTGCCGACTCCGCGCCTAGGCGCCGCTCTGGCTCATAAACTTGTGAGCGATAAAAATTGCTTTCCAGGACCCCAACAGCTGGGAATTTGCAAAGTTTCACGGACGAGGATCCCTGAACTCAGTCTTCTAACCTGGCACCCTTCATCGCCACCAATCCCTGGTAAATGCTCTTAAAATGATCCTGGAGGCTGAAAGTGATTAGTAAGGCACAAGGGGTCAGGGACTCCAGACATGGGACAGGCAGAGCGACTGCAATAGTGGGGGTGTCACAAGGAAACAAGGGCAGGTGAGTGGACCCTACCATGGTTTAGAGGCCCAGACTAAGTCAAAATACATGGAAAAGCTGGGGGAGTCTTGAGCCTCTGGAGAGACCTGGCAACTCCTGCCTTCAGCCGGTGCTACTCAGGAGCGGTCTTTGCCAGTATTTACTGGTCTCCACTGAAGACCTCCTCTATTGGTCTATCAGTGGAtctttgtcattttattaaatttctatagTTCAGATGTGTTTTCTTTAGCCTGTAGAGGCTCAGAAATAGCCCAGATGAACAATTGGGGGAGGGGGTGACCAGGATGGAGTCACTCTCAATGGAAGTCTGATTTGAAGGGCAGACTTCTTGGACCCATCAGATGGTGAGATAGCACCCCAGCCAATCCAAGCACAAATTCTGAGGCCTAGtctatttattcctattttttcagtgtcctatttctcttctcttccacaTTTAGTCTGGTCCTGGGCTCATACAGCAACAAACAACCACCCTCCTTCACAGAAAGGCAGCTAAGGGACTGcacagtcccagtcccagtcccagtcccagtcccagtagTGGAGTCTTGGCAAGGTTTGGGTTTCTTTCCTATATTCCATCTCAGATAGCTGGAGGCTTCATAGTCCAAAGACAGAGAACATGCTGATCTGCTGCCAGAGCAGTCAGAAATTAATGTTTTTCctggttttgtgtatgtgtgggtatGTGGGGGCAGGGGTGTTTGTTCTTGGGCAGTGCCATGAAGAACCAGACACATCTGACCTAGACTGTTCATTATGTCACCTTCCCTGTAGACCTCtgaatcttcttcttcttcttcttcttcttctttttttttttttctgaatcttctaCCAGTTTTGCAATGTCCCTCTGTCTACCTGTTTATTCCCTGGGGCAGGTAAAGCCTGCAAGTGGGGCTTAGCCATAAAGGGCTGGGATCCTCAGCACCTAGGCCAAGGACTCTGACAAGAAAAGGAAGGTACCTTGGTAGTGAGGGTCTTCTTTATAAAGGGCTCCCTACAACTACACTCCCAACCCCCAAACACCCAGTCCTTTACATAGTTCCCTCATGGAGGCCTGGCCTGGGCAACACACTTGAGGCCCGATGGGCCACTGCCAGGTCAGAGAGCACAGTTAGGCCACTGTGGAAAGCTGAGCTGCCTCAGGACCTTGTTAATTGCTTATTAATGGTGGGAGTCAGGGGAGGggggattctcctgcttcaggccTCAGCTCTCAGCACCATCCTTGTGGTTTCATTTAATCTGCAATTAAAGTGGATCCCAGGAGGCAGCGGGAACTGATCTGCAGCATCCGAGGCACGTCACCAAGCAGACACCGCATCCTTCACTCATGCATCCACTACATGGCTTTTATATCCATCTCGACCTCTGCTCTCAATTACTTCTGTATGTCTGTGAGGAGTGTGGACTCTCTTGATAGGCTtctgccttccctccccttccatctcttCTGCCTACCTTCTCTTCTCTGCAGCAGGGCTCAGGTAATGGGATTGAGATCCCCAGACACAAGCCTGGGGGAGGTGAGGAAAGTGGAGACTAGTAAAAGGAGGATGCCAGGGACAACAGAGGCCCAGCTAAGGTCGGCCAGGGACTAGTACAGACTATCCTGGGGCCACAGAAGGGGGCTTTTCCCCAGTGAAGTGTCTGGAACGCAAGCTGGAGAGAAACTGGATCCGCTGAGGGGGGTAGGAGGAGGGTGAGTGATTAATGAGGGAGATTGAGAGATTAAACCTTGGTTCTGGGTTTGAGGGGGTACTCCACTGTCTCaaagactcccccccccccagctgcaAAGCACTGAAGCTCCCTGGTTCTGAGTCATTTCACTGGTCTTCCGGCCATACCTCCCACTACAGTGTGAAATCTTCCTGCCATAAGTCCTTCTTGGGAGAATCACCAACTGTGTCTTCACTGAAGCCTGGCAAGGTCCCAGAGTTTTGCTTCCCCAGACATTTTCAATCTCTCACATCTTCCACTTCCTCAGATTCCCCTCATTGTCCCTTCAGACATGTCAGGGTCTTGTACTCCCTCTCCTTGTAGAGATCCTCACATTCTGACCTTTACTCCTTTGAGAAGGCAGCTTATTACCATTTAAGAACACTTTTCAAACACCTCTCTTCATCCATTTTCAGATTTCCCATTCTCGGTTCCCAGCACAACCCCCGGTCCCACTCCCGAAACCTTCACCCGAAGATTCCTCCACCAAGGCGGGTCCAAGATCGCTACCCTCCCCCGCTTTACTGAGGTCTGTTCAATAAAGGACCATTAGTCTCAGGATTGCCCGCTCTGCACATATGTCTGAATTGAGTGTATAGCGGGTTTGAGAACACCCAGAATAACCTCCTCGGGGCTGTGGACAGGAAGAACACTCTTAGAAATGtgcttgccttcctcctctcTGTGTTTAGGGAAAATTATTGAATCGGAGTGAAAGGACAGTGGGATTTTACGAAGGAATATTCAGGCAAGGAAGGTGGAGCGGTGTATCGCACCGTTTCGCAAACTTCTGGGATattctctttcagaaaaaaattactgcCGAGTCGCCCGATCAGACTTAAATTTTGCTTTCGTTATTTGTGGGGCGGCGGGTCTGTGAGGCTTTCTGGCCCCGTTCGCTTGCTGGCAAAGAGCTCTGCATGCACCCACCGCCATCCCAAGTGTGTGCGGCTATGTGAAACGAGTGGCTGCACACTCAGACTCTCTTTCCCTCATTGTTCTAGGAAAGTTCTTTTCCTCGCCCCCGCCCCCCTTAAATTCCTGGGGGAGACTGGCCAGTCCGGGAGAGGGACCAAAGTGTCCCTTCTGTGCGAAAGGGGGTTTCAATTCCTCGGGCTGAAAGCAAGCAGCGGAAATAGCTGCGAAAAAGGTAGGCAGGGGTAAGGGCGGGTTCGGCCCCGCAGGCAGGACTGACGGTCCTATTCGCAGCACTGAAAAGCCGAGGCGGCCCTGCCGCCGCATCTCTTTTGAAATTGAAAGATCGCTGCGCTCCAGTGCTTTCAGAGTCGCGGAGCCCAAGAGAACAGTGTAAGTGATTCGCCAACCCTGGCACCGATCGAGACCCAAGTAATCCCGGCGGCAGAGTGGGAAGGGGAAATGGATCCACAGGCCCCTGGGGCGAGCTACGCAAAGCCTGCAGATTGTCAACATCAGGTACCGTGGGAGAAGCACCGCAGCTGCCGCCACTACTACGCTGACAGACAAAACCAAGGCTGCCGCGCGGAGCTGGGCCCAGCCTCTGCAAACGCTCCGTCCCTGGGACGGGTGTGAGAGCGCCTTTAGCAGCTCCTTAGCCTCTAGGCCACGTGTCATTAAAGACCTCATTTTAGGCTTCATGCTTAGATCTTATCTTCGGTCCCACCTTTACATCCCCAAGCTCCAAACCCAACTGGAGGGCTATCATTGGGCTAGTCAGACTGCTCCCCAACTCCCGCAGCTACCGGACGCAAAATGTCCCCTGgagtgttctttctttcttattccccGCCGCCCCTCCTCCTCCAAACCAGTCACCCTAGGAAATACCAGTTTGCTCATGAACTCTTTGGTAACAGCCTGGGTGCCTCGAGCTCCTGTGGCGCCGGCAGAGTTTAAATGTGGAAGGAAGGGAAGCGGGGCGGGGCTGGGATATCATTAATCCCAAATCTCCAGATGTTTTTGAGGCTGCCTCAAAGGCATTAGAAGCTGATTCTGGATCGGGAAGAATTTGCTGGAGGTGAGCAGTGCACCG
Encoded proteins:
- the Lbx2 gene encoding transcription factor LBX2, producing MNSERQPRIPFSIADILGPRMVPRAPTAPQLPESCPDPTSPLCALEELTSKTFRGLDGRASQPFEGRAAPDALGPAPAGRRRRKSRTAFTAQQVLELERRFVFQKYLAPSERDGLAARLGLANAQVVTWFQNRRAKLKRDVEEMRADVASLRTLSPGVLCSLALPQDSQSPGPNSSPYSVGPNSGSHLSDEEIQVDD